The window TCAGGGTCCACGCCTTGAGCGGGGCCTGTTCGCCGGTGGCCGAGAGCAGCGCCGCCAGCTGGTAGACCTGGGTGATGCCTTCGTCGGCCACCAGGGCCGTCAGGCGCGCTTTATCGAGCACGTCGAGCTGGGTGTAGCGCGCCGCCTTGTACACGTTGTTCGCGCCGATGTCCGAGGCAATGACGTTGCCGGCGCCATGCTGCTGCGCCAGCGCGCCGACCAGTTCACTGCCAATCTGGCCGTTCGCGCCGATAATAAGAATGCGTTCCATGTGCTTGATTCCGTTTTATTAGTGTTCTTGATTCTTGAGAATGCCCAGCTCGCGCCCGGCCTGTTCGAATGCTTTCAATACCGTGTCGAGCTGTTCGCGCGTGTGCGCGGCCGACAGCTGCACCCTCACCCGCGCCTGCCCCATCGGCACCACCGGGTAAAAGAAGCCGCTCAGCAGCACGCCCAGTTCGTACATGCGCGCCGCGAAGCGCTGCGCCACGGGCGCCTCGAACAGCATCACCGGCACCACCGGGTGCGTGCCCGGCTTGATGGTGAAGCCGATGCGCTCGATCTCCTTGCGGAAGTAGGCAGTGTTTTCGTGCAGGCGGTCGCGCAGTTCGGTCGACGTCGAGATCCGCTCCAGCACCGACAGCGAGGCGCCGGCAATCGATGGCGCCAGCGTGTTCGAGAACAGATACGGACGCGATTTCTGGCGCAGCGTGTCGATCACTTCCTTGCGCGCGGCGGTAAAGCCGCCCATCGCGCCGCCCAGAGCCTTGCCCAGGGTGCCGGTGATGATGTCGATGCGGCCCATGACGTTGTGGTGTTCGTGCGTACCGCGCCCGGTCTTGCCCATGAAGCCGGAGGCATGGCATTCGTCGATCATCACCAGCGCGCCGTATTTGTCGGCCAGGTCGCAGATCTTGTCCAATTGGGCGATGGTGCCGTCCATCGAGAACACGCCGTCGGTGACGATGACCTTGTGGCGCTTGCCGGCGGCAATCGCTGCCTGCAGCTGCACTTCGAGGTCGGCCATGTCGTTGTGCTGGTAGCGGTAGCGGCCCGCCTTGCACAGGCGGATGCCGTCGATGATCGAGGCGTGATTGAGCGCGTCGGAAATAATGGCGTCGTTCTCGTCGAACAGCGGCTCGAACACACCGCCGTTGGCGTCGAAAGCGGCCGCGTACAAAATCGTGTCTTCAGTGCCCAGGAACTGCGAGATCGCTTTTTCGAGTTCCTTGTGCACGGTCTGGGTGCCGCAGATGAAGCGCACCGACGACAGGCCGTAGCCGTACTTTTCGGTGGCGTCGATCGACGCCTGCTGCGTTTGCAGGTCGCCCGACAGGCCGAGGTAATTGTTGGCGCACATATTAATCAGCGTGCGGCCATCGTCGGCCACCACTTCGGCGCCCTGGCGCGACGCCAGCACGCGTTCCGGCTTGTACAGGCCCTGTTCGCGCAGCGTGTCCAGGTTTTGCTGCAGGCCGCTGAAAAACGCACTCTTCGCTTGCTCGCTCATCATTATTCCTCGTCATGTGGTTGCCGGCTTGACCGACTGTTGGACTATGCTGTACCGTGTTCCGGAGCGCACGACTTCAACCGCGCCGTGAAATTCCGTTATGTCGAACACAAATTCAATATAATGGATACTACCCAAGCCGAGTGAACTTGGCAAGCCTCGGTTTGCTTATATGTATGGAAATTTTTTGTTTGAACACTGTTACGAAAACTTGATGAAACCACCTGTATCGACCAATTCTCCACCTGAAGTAGGCGCCACCTTGCAGCGTTTGCGGCTGGCGCGCGGCCTGACCCTGGAGGACTTGTCCCGGATCGCCGGCGTGTCGAAATCCATGTTATCGCAAATCGAAAGGGAGAAGGCGAACCCCACGATTGCGATCACGTGGCGTTTGGCCAACGCCCTGGGCGTGGCCATCGGCGAGCTGCTGTCGGCCGAAACGCGCCCGGTCGAGACCATCCGCGTGCTCGACGCCCACGAAACGCCGACCCTGCCCGGCACCCATGCCGGCTACGTGCTGCGCATCCTGGGACCGATGGATCTTGCTGGAAAGTACGAGTGGTATGAGCTGACCCTGGCGCCGGGCGGCGAACTGGCGTCGCAGGCCCACGATCCGGGCACCAGCGAGCATATGACGGTGCTGCACGGCACCATGGAACTGGAAGTGGGCAGCGACAAGAAGAAAATCAAGCTGGGCGGCACGGCGCGTTACCCGGCCGACCAGAATCACGTGATCCGCAACGCCGGCAAGACCGAGGCCAAGGCTTTGCTGGTGGTGGTGCACCGCTGACATGGTGGTCATTCCCGCGCAGGCGGGAATGACGGTTTCGAAGTTTGCGGTCAGGGCCAGCCATCCCTTTCAACAGCCTACGCCGTGGCCAGCTTCAAACAAAGGCCCACGAACGCTTCCGCGCCCCAGCCAACATAGCCGCTGTCGACGATGGTGCGGTCGCTCGCGCCCAGGCGGATCACATAGCCGCACCTGGGCATGCCGCTCGTGTCGAGACGCCACACGCCGCCTTCGCCCGTGGTCGGCACCGCCGGGTAGGTACGCGGCAGCGGCAGCGGCGCCGTGAAGTTGCCGCCCAGCGCGGGCTGCACCGACACACTCAGGCTGCTGAAATGCTGGCCGCTGACCTGATACGTGCCTTCGATAACGTCACCGATGACGAAATCGGCACAGCTGCTTGTTTCCGTTGTTATTTTGAAACTTCCGGCCGGAATTCGCGGCCCGGCGTTGTCCAGGCGCACGATTGAGGGATTACCCGCATACACCACATTGGCGGCATCCTTGACTTCCATCCGCACCTGCCACGCGCCGGTCTTGCCGGCAGTATCCCAGCGCGCCAGTACATTCCCCAGCACAAAGATCTCGGCATTGCCGGGCGCGCCCGTGCGGTCTTCCTGATAAGTATAGAAACCGGCCGCGTCGACCGCCTGCGGGATCGTCGGCAGGAAACTCCATACTCCATCGAGCAACTGGCTGCGCGCCAGCGGAAAGGTGTTGGCAAGCAACTGGTCGCCGTTCCCGCCGTTGACGATGACGCGGTACTTCAGGGGGCCGGCACCGCTGCTGATATCGGTCGGGTTGGCGATATGGCCAGTAATGACGACTTCGCCCCCAAACGGACTTTGCACCGCTGTAAAGCCGGCCAGTTGCGCCGGGCCGCTGGCGTAGCCGGCGCCGTCGATGTCGGTCAGCGCCATGCTGCCGATGGTGTCGATGATCGGCTGGCGACCGGTCGGCGCCGGCCCCCTGCCCGCGCGGACATGCACCAGCGTGTCGAGCCGGTTGCCCCAAACGGGAATGTAGTCGGGATTGTCGCACGGCGCGCCCACCTGCCACGACAGGGTGGCGCGGATCGGCACCAGCACCGGCCCTTCCTGGCAGGTGCGGCGATAGCGGTCCAGGTCGACCGGCAGGAACACCGAGTATTCAAGTCCCTCGCGCGGCATGCGCCCGATATCGTGCACGGTGACCGAGGTGGTGCCAAGACAGGTCGCGAACGTGCCGTCATCCTTGAAGTCGCCCCAGAAGGTAACGAACTCCTTGCTGCCGGCCGTGCACGGGCCGCCGGAGTAGCCGTTCGGCAGCTTGATACGCAGGACGCCGACCAGCGTGTCCTGCTCGTAATTGAGGCCAATGCATTCGAGCTGCTCGTAGCGGGTGCTGCTTTGCGCGGGGAACAGGGTGTCGGCGATGTCGACGTCGAGCTCGGTCAGCACGCCCGTGAAACCCGGCGCCATCAGGACATCGGTCAGTTCGGGCTGGCTGACCAGGTCGTGCAGCTCGCCGAGCGCGTAGCGGTGCGGCTCGACGTCGCGGCCCTTGTACAAGGCTTGCAATTCGCGCGTACCGAGTACTTTCGGCGGGCTGATCTTCACTTCCTGTTTGGCGTCGATCATTTCGGCGAGCACCGGCGGCAGCGACAGCCCGGCATGCTGGAGCAGATCCTCGATCAGGATGGTGCGCAGCGGATCGACCCGGATGTGGGTGTTGTGGATATTGCCCCAGACCGGCACGAAATTGGGCGTGTCCGGCGGCGGCGGCACGTTCCACGCCAAAATCGCGCGCACCAGCCAGGTATTGTCGAGAAAGCAGAAGCGCTTGGCCGGGTCGATGCGCAGGGTCACCGCGTATTCCAGGCGGCGGCGCCCGGTGCTCCCTTCGGGAATATCGAACGCGAAAAAGCTGGTCAGGCCGGCATCCTGCCAGCTTGCGCCGTCGTCGCTCGACAGATAAAAGCGCACGTATTCCTGCGAGCCGGACGAACAGATGCCGCCGCCGTAACCGTTCGGCTGGAAAATGTAGACCACCGCGTCGAGCCGGTTAAACTGCGGCTGGAATCCGACGCAGGCCAGGCGCTCGTAGGTGGTGTTGAGCTTGATGTTGAGGACCGGTGGAAACGGGCTCGCCTGGATGTTGCCGAAGTAATTGGGGTTGGTCATCACCAGCGCGCGGAACCTGGCGCGCTCTTCCGGCACGATGGGCGGCGGCGGACTCTTGGCCTCGGGCTGCCTTGACGCTTGCTTGCGTCCGGAATCGTCGGTTTTCATTATGGGTGCTCCTCATGGGTGGGGTACACAGCGCAGTGTGAACCGCCAATAGAAGAGCTCGCTTATCGTGCGTCAAAGCCCGACAGCGACGCCGGACTTTACAATTTTGCGTGGAAAATCAGTGCCTTGCCGCGATCATGCGGGTCAGGACCAGGGCCGCCAGCGCGGCCAGCAGGTGCTTGAGCGTGTGGCCGCTGACGGCGTGGATGGCGTTCAGGATGGCGCCATCGGCCAGTTCGCACAGCTTGGCGAGCACGTACAGGCCGATGGCGACACCAAACGCCCGCCGCTGCGCGGGCGCGGCGCCAGTCTGCCACTGCAGCAGCGGCACCAGCACCAGCGGGGCCAGCTGGATCAGCAGGTAAGGGCCGAGGTTGCCGGTGGCCGACCACCAGAACACACTGGCCGCTCCCAAGCCGCACAGCACGGCCAGGGTGGGCAGCGGCGCGAAGCGCGCGGGGAAGGCATCGTCCAGCGCGGCGGCGAGCAGCGACACGCAGGCCAGCGCGATCGGCAGGCGGTCCCAGATCAGGCGTGTGTCGTCAGGGGCCAGGTGATACCAGGAGGAGCCGACGCCGGTCAGCACGATCGCGACGAAGAACATGGTGTGGGCGGCCCGCGCGGGGCGCACGTGCAGCAGGCCGAACAAGCCGATGACCAGGAAACCAAGGTTGGACAGCACATCGGCGGCGTTGGCCAGGCCCGAGAGCGGGCGCTCGTCGGCGAAGGCGTGGTAACCCGCGGGCTGCAGGATCGGACCGGCCAGCAGCATGGCGGCGGCCAGGAAGGCGGCAACGTACAGGGCGATGTTGGGTCGGGCGTGGGCGAGCTGCATGACGGTCCTTTGCTGTGAAGTGGAGGTCACTGTGCATCGGATTGGCGCGGATGGGGTAACGGCAGCGGCAAGCACCGTGGGGCGGAACACTGAGTGGCGGATGTCGATACCTTGCCTGATTTCATGTGCGGCCGGACCGCCCGCCTGCACGCATTGAGCGGGCATAAAAACAGCGTCCGGCGCGCTTGTTTTATCCGGAGGCCGGATTCGCGGCGACGATGAATGGTTCGACGACACGCTGTTCGGCGTCGGCGGACCCGGCATCGACCGCGTCGGAGTGGACGGGAGTTTCTCGCTGTCGGCCATCGTCCCGGCCAGCGAGCTGAACGAAGACTGGGGCCAGGATGAGGTGTATGCCGTGGTCAGCGTGGAAGAACTAAGTGGTTCCTTCAAGAGCCACACGATCAAGCGCGACTTCTAAGGCCGATCCCCTCGCCGCCACCAGCACGGCGAGGGGACGACGGGTTTACTGCGCCGCCACCTTGGCCGGCTCGTTCATGCGCAAGGCGCGGCTCAGGAAGCCCCAACGGTCGGCCACTTCCTCGATCATCTTGGTGGTCGGCTTGCCGGCGCCATGGCCCGCCTTCACATCGATGCGGATCAGGATCGGCGCCGCGCCTGCCTGGGCTGCCTGCGCCGCCGCCGCGAACTTGAAGCTGTGCGCCGGCACCACGCGGTCGTCATGGTCGGCCGTGGTGATCATGGTCGCCGGGTAGCACGATCCCGCCTTCAGGTTATGCAGGGGCGAATACTTCACCAGCGCCTTGAATTCATCCGCATTGTCGGACGAACCGTAATCCGAAATCCACGCCCAGCCGATCGTGAATTTATGGAAGCGCAGCATATCGAGCACGCCCACCTGCGGAATAGCCGCCGCGAACAGTTCCGGACGCTGCGTCATCGCCGCACCGACCAGCAGGCCGCCATTGCTGCCGCCACCGATGGCCAGCTTCGCCGGCGAGGTCACCTTGTTCGCCACCAGCCACTCGGCCGCGCCGATGAAGTCGTCGAACACGTTCTGCTTTTGCAGCTTGGTGCCCGCCGTGTGCCAGCCTTGGCCGTATTCGCCGCCGCCGCGCAGGTTGGCCACCACGTACACGCCGCCCATTTCCATCCACGCCAGGTTGGCCGTCGAGAAGCTCGGGGTCAGCGAGACGTTAAAGCCGCCGTAGCCGTACAGGTAGGTCGGATTGCTGCCATCGAGCTTGAGGCCCTTTTTTGAGACGATGAACATCGGCACCTTGGTGCCATCGCGGCTCGTGTAAAACTGCTGGCGCGTTTCGTAGGCGTTCGGATCGAAGTCCACGATCGGCTTGCGGAACACCGTGCTCACGCCGGTTTTCATGTCCAGGCGGTAGGTGGTGGTCGGGTTGGTGAAGCCGGTGAACGAGTAGAAGGTCTCGCTGTCGCCACGCTTGCCGTCAAAGCCGGACACCGAGCCGATACCCGGCAACGCGATGTCGCGTACCAGCTTGCCCTTGCGGTCCATGACCTTGACCACGCTGCGCGCGTCGGCCAGGTACTCGGCGATGAACTGGTTGTTCACCAGCGAGACGCCGACCAGGGTGTGCGCGGTCTCGGGGATGATCTCTTTCCACTGCTTCTCGGCCGGCTTGCGGATGTCGATGGCGATCAGGCGCGAACGCGTGGCGTTCTTGTCGGTACTGAAGTAGAACACCGGGCCATCGTTGTCGATGAAGTTGTAAAAGGCCTCGAAATTGTCAATCAGCGGCACGACCTTGGAACCCGGCTTGGTCAGGTCCTTGTAGAACATGCGAGATTTCTGCGCGGAGCCCTTGTAGGCGGTGATGATCAGGTATTTGCCGTCGTTACTCACCTCGCCGCCGAAGCCCCATTCCTTTTCGTCCGGACGGTCGTAGACCAGGGTGTCTTCGCTCTGCGGGGTGCCGACCTTGTGGTAGTACAGCTTCTGGAAGTAGTTGATGCCGGCCAGCTTGGCCGCTTCTTCCGGCGCGTCGTAGCGGCTGTAGAAGAAGCCCTTGCCATCCTTGGTCCAGGAGGCGCCGGAGAACTTGACCCACTTCAGATGGTCGTCCAGGTCCTTGCCGGTGTCGATGTCGCGCACCTTCCACTCGTTCCAGTCGGAGCCCGATGCGGCGGTGCCGTAGGCGAGGTATTTGCCGTCCGGGCTCACTGCGGTTCCGGCCAGGGCCACGGTGCCGTCGGCGGCCAGGGTGTTCGGGTCCAGCAGCAGGCGCGGCTCGTCGCTCAGCGACTTCATCGTGAACAGCACCGCCTGGTTCTGCAAGCCGTTATTGCGGCTGTAGAAATAGCGCCCGCTTTCCTTGTACGGCACGCTGTAGCGCTCGTAGTTCCACAGCTTGGTCAGGCGCTCCTTGATGGCCGCGCGCTCGCCGATCTGGCCGAGGTAGGACTGGGTGACCTTGTTCTGGGCGTCGACCCACTCCTTGGTCTCGGCGCTGTTGGCGTCTTCGAGCCAGCGGTACGGGTCGGCGATGCTGGTGCCGTGATACATATCCTGCTGCTCGACTTTTTTCGTGACCGGATAGGTCGTTGGCGTGCCGCCGGGTGCGCAAGCCGGGGTCGGGGCCTGGGCCAGAGCCTGGCCGCCGAATGCGGCGAGCAGGCTGGCGACGAGGACTGCATGTCTCATTTGCATGGTTCTGTCTCTTGATGGGATGGGCAACTTTGCCGGGGACGATAATAGCGCGAAATCCGGGCCGTGGCGATGACCGGCCGCGCATCACAGCGGGCGAATCAGGCCGAACCGACCGTATCCGAATACGGCAGCGCCGACCTGGCCGGCGGGGTCCAGGCGGCGATCCAGCCAACCAGCTTGTCGGCCGCGATCGGGCGGCTCATGAAGTAGCCCTGGCCCTGGTCGCAGCCGAGCGCGGCCAGCAGGCGCCATACGGCCTCGCTCTCGATGCCCTCGGCCACCACGCGCAAGCCCATGTTGTGACCCAGGTCGATGGTCGAGCGCACGATCTTGGTGTCGCCGATATCGTTTTCCATGTTCAGCACGAACGACTTGTCGATCTTGAGTTCATCGACCGGCAGGCGCTTGAGGTAGGCGAGCGACGAGTAGCCGGTGCCGAAGTCGTCGATCGACAAATCGACGCCCATGGCGTGCAGGCGCTCGAGCGTCTGCTGGGCGCGCACCGGGTCGTCCATGATCGCGCTCTCGGTGATTTCGAGGCAGAACGAGCCGGCCGCCAGCTGGTGGCGCGTGAGAATGTCCCTGAACTTGGCCGGCAGGTCCTGGTCGAGCAGGTCGCGCGTGGACAGGTTGACCGAGATTTTCAGATGGATGCCCTGCCGCTGCAACTGGCTGCACAGCGCCCCCGACTGGTCCAGCACCCAGCGCGTGAGCACGCGGATAAAGCCGGTCTGCTCGGCGAACGGAATGAACTCGTCCGGGAACACGTTGCCGCGCTCCGGATGGGCCCAGCGCACCAGCGACTCCACGCCCACCACTTCGCCGGTATCGAGCCGGATCTTGGGCTGCACGTGCAGGCGGAATTCGTTGCGCTCGATGGCGTTGCGCAGTTCCGTGAGCAGGCTCAGGGACTTGGCGCTGGACTTGTCCATGGCGGCGTCGTAGGCCACGGCGCCGTCGTTGCGCTGCTTGGCGGCGTACATCGCCACTTCGGCCATCGACAGCAGCGACTCGGGATCGGCGCCGTTGATCGGAAAGGCGGCCATGCCGAGACCGGCGCCGATGTCGACCGTCTGGTCTTCCAGCGAGAGCGGCGCTTCGAGCGCGCGCAGGATGCCCGCGGCGACCTTGTGCGCATGGTCGATCGAGGACGCCGGCAGCAGCACCACGAATTCGTCGCCGCCCAGGCGCGCCAGGCAGGCTTGCGGCTGGGTCTCGCCGAGCAGCGCGCGCAGGCGCTCGGCCACCTTTTGCAGCAGGACGTCGCCGAAAGCGTGGCCCATGACGTCGTTGACGTGCTTGAAGCGGTCCAGGTCCATCATCAGCACGAACACTACGTGCTCGCGCTGGCGCGCCTCGGCCAGCGCCTCGCCCAGCTGCAGCACGAACTGGGCGCGGTTGGGCAGGTCGGTCAGCGAATCCCAGTAGGCCAGACGGCGGATTTCCTGTTCGCGCTTGGCGATCCCGTCGCGCATGCCGGCGAAGGCCTTGGCCAGGGCCCCGATTTCATCCTTGCGTGCGAGGTCGATGCGGCCGTCGTAGTCGCCCAGTTCCATGCGCCGCGCGGTGCCGGCCAGGTGGCGCAGCGGCTGCGCGATGCGCATCGCGGTGATCACCGCCACCCCGCAGGCGACCAGGGTGGCGACGATGGTGAGGATCATCAGGGTGCGCTGCAGGCTGGTGTATTCGGCGGTGGCGTCGTCGATCGAGCGCGCCAGCACCACGTCGGCGTGGCGTCCGCCCTCGAGGCCGAGCGGCAGCAGGCGCGCGCTGTAGCGAATGCCGCCGGCGTCGAGATCGAACGGGCGCGCCAGGTTCTCGGGCAGCGCCTGCAGCGCGCGCGCCACGGCCGGCATGGCCGCGGCGGGCAGGGTCGACTCGAACGGCGTCCACGGGCCGTCCGGCTGGCGCGTGAAGATCGCCACTTCCAGCTGCGAGAGCTGGCGCATGTCGAGCACCAGCTGGCGGTCGAGCACGAAACCCATCACCACCCAGGCGATGGTGACCGGCGCCTTGACCGGCATGATCACCACCTGCACCGGGCGCTGGTCGACAATGGCGACCGCGCTGGCGCCATCGTTCTGCTCGGCCTGGTCGAGCAGGCCGAGGACCAGCTTTTCGAGCGAGCCGTTCTTGACGATGCCGTTTTCGACGGTGACGCGGCGTTCGCCATCGATCAGCATGGTCAGGTCGGCGCGCGCGCGGCGCCCGCTGTTGACCAGCGCCGAGGCGATGGTGGCGCGGTCGTCCTCGTCGCCGTTGCCGATGGCTTGCACGAAGGCGGTGTCGCGCGCCAGCACCTGGGCGCTGAAGCGCTGCTTCTGGGCGTTCTGCTCCATCAGCTTGCGGAAGACTTTTTCGCCGTTGACCAGTTCGGTGGCGATGCTCGAGCGCGCGTTGGCATTGATGCCTTGCTCGATCACCACCAGGCCGATCGCCTGCACCGCCACGATCAGCACCAGGAACAGGGTGACGATGCGCCCTTCCAGGCTGTTGAAACGCAGCATCATGCTAGTAAGACGCACCGGCACCCGGCGAGTCGGCGTCCGGCGCGGGCGGCTTCATGGTGAGTTTGACGCTGGCGGCGGTGGCGCCCTCGCCCGGCTTGACCGCGACGGCTTGCTCGACGGCGGCGCCGGCCATGTTGAAGTGCCAGGACGAGAGCGTGTATTTACCGGCCGCGGGGACCTCGATGCGGGCCACGCCGGCGGCGTCGGTCTTGGCGAAGAACGGGGTGTCGACCACCTTGATGTAAGCGAGCATGCGGTCGTGGATATTGCAGCCCAAAACGACGATGCCGGCCTTGTCGAACACCTGTGGCGTGGCCGCCACGCCGGAGTACAGCTTCTGGTCGAATTTCTTGGCGGGCGAGAAGGAGTAGATATGGTGCTTGACCTTGTCGTAGTTCGGGAACGAGACACGGCTGCCGGTCTGGATCACCGATACCAGCGGCAGGAAGCGCAGGCCGCGCTGCTCGATCTCGGCCGCCTTGAGCGTCTTTGGGACGGCCGCGCCGCCGTCCGGCTCGGCCGCCACCACCACGTCGGCCAGCGGCTTGCCGCTGCTGTCATTGACCTGCACCGTAATGGCGGTGGCGGCAGCGGCGGCGCTGGCCAGCGACATCCCGGCACAGCTGATCAGACGAAGTAATGGTTTCATGGGCGCGCATCCAAGGTGGAC of the Massilia violaceinigra genome contains:
- the kbl gene encoding glycine C-acetyltransferase encodes the protein MSEQAKSAFFSGLQQNLDTLREQGLYKPERVLASRQGAEVVADDGRTLINMCANNYLGLSGDLQTQQASIDATEKYGYGLSSVRFICGTQTVHKELEKAISQFLGTEDTILYAAAFDANGGVFEPLFDENDAIISDALNHASIIDGIRLCKAGRYRYQHNDMADLEVQLQAAIAAGKRHKVIVTDGVFSMDGTIAQLDKICDLADKYGALVMIDECHASGFMGKTGRGTHEHHNVMGRIDIITGTLGKALGGAMGGFTAARKEVIDTLRQKSRPYLFSNTLAPSIAGASLSVLERISTSTELRDRLHENTAYFRKEIERIGFTIKPGTHPVVPVMLFEAPVAQRFAARMYELGVLLSGFFYPVVPMGQARVRVQLSAAHTREQLDTVLKAFEQAGRELGILKNQEH
- a CDS encoding helix-turn-helix domain-containing protein; the protein is MKPPVSTNSPPEVGATLQRLRLARGLTLEDLSRIAGVSKSMLSQIEREKANPTIAITWRLANALGVAIGELLSAETRPVETIRVLDAHETPTLPGTHAGYVLRILGPMDLAGKYEWYELTLAPGGELASQAHDPGTSEHMTVLHGTMELEVGSDKKKIKLGGTARYPADQNHVIRNAGKTEAKALLVVVHR
- a CDS encoding alkaline phytoceramidase, producing the protein MQLAHARPNIALYVAAFLAAAMLLAGPILQPAGYHAFADERPLSGLANAADVLSNLGFLVIGLFGLLHVRPARAAHTMFFVAIVLTGVGSSWYHLAPDDTRLIWDRLPIALACVSLLAAALDDAFPARFAPLPTLAVLCGLGAASVFWWSATGNLGPYLLIQLAPLVLVPLLQWQTGAAPAQRRAFGVAIGLYVLAKLCELADGAILNAIHAVSGHTLKHLLAALAALVLTRMIAARH
- a CDS encoding prolyl oligopeptidase family serine peptidase, which produces MQMRHAVLVASLLAAFGGQALAQAPTPACAPGGTPTTYPVTKKVEQQDMYHGTSIADPYRWLEDANSAETKEWVDAQNKVTQSYLGQIGERAAIKERLTKLWNYERYSVPYKESGRYFYSRNNGLQNQAVLFTMKSLSDEPRLLLDPNTLAADGTVALAGTAVSPDGKYLAYGTAASGSDWNEWKVRDIDTGKDLDDHLKWVKFSGASWTKDGKGFFYSRYDAPEEAAKLAGINYFQKLYYHKVGTPQSEDTLVYDRPDEKEWGFGGEVSNDGKYLIITAYKGSAQKSRMFYKDLTKPGSKVVPLIDNFEAFYNFIDNDGPVFYFSTDKNATRSRLIAIDIRKPAEKQWKEIIPETAHTLVGVSLVNNQFIAEYLADARSVVKVMDRKGKLVRDIALPGIGSVSGFDGKRGDSETFYSFTGFTNPTTTYRLDMKTGVSTVFRKPIVDFDPNAYETRQQFYTSRDGTKVPMFIVSKKGLKLDGSNPTYLYGYGGFNVSLTPSFSTANLAWMEMGGVYVVANLRGGGEYGQGWHTAGTKLQKQNVFDDFIGAAEWLVANKVTSPAKLAIGGGSNGGLLVGAAMTQRPELFAAAIPQVGVLDMLRFHKFTIGWAWISDYGSSDNADEFKALVKYSPLHNLKAGSCYPATMITTADHDDRVVPAHSFKFAAAAQAAQAGAAPILIRIDVKAGHGAGKPTTKMIEEVADRWGFLSRALRMNEPAKVAAQ
- a CDS encoding putative bifunctional diguanylate cyclase/phosphodiesterase, with amino-acid sequence MMLRFNSLEGRIVTLFLVLIVAVQAIGLVVIEQGINANARSSIATELVNGEKVFRKLMEQNAQKQRFSAQVLARDTAFVQAIGNGDEDDRATIASALVNSGRRARADLTMLIDGERRVTVENGIVKNGSLEKLVLGLLDQAEQNDGASAVAIVDQRPVQVVIMPVKAPVTIAWVVMGFVLDRQLVLDMRQLSQLEVAIFTRQPDGPWTPFESTLPAAAMPAVARALQALPENLARPFDLDAGGIRYSARLLPLGLEGGRHADVVLARSIDDATAEYTSLQRTLMILTIVATLVACGVAVITAMRIAQPLRHLAGTARRMELGDYDGRIDLARKDEIGALAKAFAGMRDGIAKREQEIRRLAYWDSLTDLPNRAQFVLQLGEALAEARQREHVVFVLMMDLDRFKHVNDVMGHAFGDVLLQKVAERLRALLGETQPQACLARLGGDEFVVLLPASSIDHAHKVAAGILRALEAPLSLEDQTVDIGAGLGMAAFPINGADPESLLSMAEVAMYAAKQRNDGAVAYDAAMDKSSAKSLSLLTELRNAIERNEFRLHVQPKIRLDTGEVVGVESLVRWAHPERGNVFPDEFIPFAEQTGFIRVLTRWVLDQSGALCSQLQRQGIHLKISVNLSTRDLLDQDLPAKFRDILTRHQLAAGSFCLEITESAIMDDPVRAQQTLERLHAMGVDLSIDDFGTGYSSLAYLKRLPVDELKIDKSFVLNMENDIGDTKIVRSTIDLGHNMGLRVVAEGIESEAVWRLLAALGCDQGQGYFMSRPIAADKLVGWIAAWTPPARSALPYSDTVGSA
- a CDS encoding methylamine utilization protein, with product MKPLLRLISCAGMSLASAAAAATAITVQVNDSSGKPLADVVVAAEPDGGAAVPKTLKAAEIEQRGLRFLPLVSVIQTGSRVSFPNYDKVKHHIYSFSPAKKFDQKLYSGVAATPQVFDKAGIVVLGCNIHDRMLAYIKVVDTPFFAKTDAAGVARIEVPAAGKYTLSSWHFNMAGAAVEQAVAVKPGEGATAASVKLTMKPPAPDADSPGAGASY